In the Pocillopora verrucosa isolate sample1 chromosome 4, ASM3666991v2, whole genome shotgun sequence genome, ATCACTTATCCAGCCAACCAATGGAGCTGAAATAGCGTAACATCCGGCACAAAGGAGGAAGAGTAAACCAACTTTACTGGGACCAAGTCCAAACTAAGAAACAGACATTCAAACAGCTTTCGTAAAACCTTACAGCGACTCGAGACTACTAGTAAAACGGACAATTCAATAGCCAAAATTGCGTTAAACCCTTATTCCAgcaaatgaataaaagggggtaagtttctgtggtaagaaactgtggtgctgcgtcggtgggagagtatagcaggtaatttagtgttaacaactgagttgaaaaggtaaattggccaccgtaaagggtaaaaaagctaacgtttcgagcgctcgaaacgttagctttttttaccctttacggtggccaatttaccttttcaactcagttgttaactctaaattaccttATTCTAGCAGTTATGTAAATTAAGATTTCGACAGATTAAACCAGATTACCCGGAAAAGTGCCAATGACGAGGGGAGACTGACGAGCTGaataaaagttaaataaaattaaagaattaattAATCCTCACAATATCATGCAAAAAGGCGAagagatgaaaggaaaatgCTAACACTAAGTACCCAGTGGTATTTAgtcggaaattaaaaaaaagagagccttaaaaaaaaaaaaaaaggaaaaagttaaatgcaggtaaatttcagtttttactgATACCTTCTTCATATAGGGCGCAAATGTTGGATCTAAAAAACCCAGCACTAATCCCGATACAAGGATAGATAAACCTGAAAATATAACGAGTGCAATCGTCTTTAATAAGTTCACACATGATACAGTGAATAAAAAACTTGCAGCCGGCTAGCATCAAGATGTTTTTGCAAAAGGCACGTTTGAATAATCACGTGACAAGCAAATGTTTCAGCTCGATGGTTACATATTTCCTTAGATATGGGGCCCCTTTCAAGTGCATCTCAGCAAGAAGGGGCACAAAAATGAAAGACCTCATCAGTTAAAAGAGGGCAGGTAATGATAGCTCAAAACAACTGTAATTCACAGGGATAAATAGCAAAACGAAAATGACTGTTTCAAAGGAATCGAAGATCAATTTCACACACATACCTATCACAGCAATTCCTGGAATCTTTGTCATTCGAAATAGTGAGCCAGTGTCTACTTTTCGCGGAAGGTCTATAAAGCAAGTAACCAAAGTTTGACACTTTGTCAATTAaatttggaaaaggaaaagaatgaggATGAAGTAAGAGaagaatgaaaatgatcatGAAGGATCAAAACAAGGAAGAAGGTTAGAGAATTGAAGAGCCAGTGGGCCAAGACATTGAGACAACAGCAGGTGCTCGGGGAGGAAAAGACATGATGACAAGAGGACAGAAAGTTAATAAAGAGAGTGAACAGCAAGTAAGagcaaacaaacataatttGCACCTTGGTCTTTTGGTAAAATAAGCATAACCACAGGAAGTATTGACAAAAGAAGGCCACCAAGCACGATAAACGGAAGTTTAAATCCACCAGCctaaaacattaaatgaaagaaaaattgaggcttgttcaaagaaggaaaaaactttgaaaaatttaagacaAATTCAAAAAGGCTCACAGTATTTTGAGCAGGAGTTAGTATTGaagtagttttttttgtcacttATCATGATTATACTTGTTATCAAATATTGTTAACAGCATTTCACTGATTAAGAATCTCAGAAACATGAATTTTTGCAATGCAGAgtaaaagtttatcaaaatcaCATAGCAGTACAGAGCAAAATAATTGATGAAAACTATAACTTGCACTTTGCAGGATAATGTTTTAAAGGAGTATGGAAACAAGCATAGATTCTTAGATAGAAAAAGGACAATTTTAGTATGCCATCATAAACCCTAAAAGAAGTTGAAACCAATCAGTCATTTCATTACTCACAGAATATAAAACTCCACCCAGAGGTGGACCTAGCATAAAGCCCAGACCAGTGAATGTCTCCATGGCTCCCTACAACATCCACAAATGGCATGCTAATTAGTATGAGGATTACAGGATTGTACAAACTGAAGAGCTTAGAGAACACTGTCAGTACAATCTTTAATTAATAACTCAGTTTGAAACTGATAACAACATACTTGTAAACTTTGCAACTAGcaagcatttttaaaattgatcatGTGATGACTGAGATTGCAGGTCCTAAACACCTCACACTGTATATGTtgtggttaaaatttttcttggttttaaaattttcaaagaaatttatgttttgtGTTCTACTGTCTCAGaaaaaactggtttgaaaattttaaatcagctGGGAAAAAGTTGGACTATACCGAATACGCTGTCAAAGCTTGGATCATTTTATAAATTCTTCATCTCTGAGGACCAAAGGAGAGATGATGTACAAAGCTACCTCAAAAGTTGAGCCCACACAAGACTCATTCTTAATTGAGTTTGTGGTCTGTTATTGCAGTTACATGAAGAGAATATCTTCTATACATTGCACTGCTGTTAACTATTTTTGTGGTCAAGTAATGTTAGACACACTCAAACATAAGAGCCACAAGACAGTTGATATCTCGTCAACCCTTACCGTCACTGTGCCTATATTGGAACCAAATTCTCCTGCTACGATAGCAAATGATGCAGTGTCTGCTGCAGCTCCACCCATTGCCATCACAACTCGAAGGAGGAAacagaaaaccacaaaaactaCACCCTTGGGTAACATTGATACAAATCTGTCAAGAGGAAGAGATGAAGGCCATAAGTTATTTACAATTTCTTCTCCCAAAATTGATTAATAAGTGTAAATTTTTTACATTGAAAACTTGTCAATTTATTGAGGTAAAGATATAACAGagcttttgcaaataaattgcAAGTTTAGTCATAGGATAAACTACAATGGTATAACTACAATGGTATAACTGAAATACCCAAATAATATCTGTGATCCAGCACAAAGGAACAGTCCTGCTGTCAATGTGAATCTTGGACCAACTGTTGGGAGCTAAAcaacaatgaaaagaaagaaatcatcaCCTTAAAAAATGGAAGCAAAGTGATTAAAGTATGAGGTCatttctcctttaaaaaatCACACACAAGTTGCTGTAGACATTAAACTTACCAAGACTCCTATTAGTGGTGCCACAACAAACACCACCAGGGGATATATTCCAAAGATGAGACCAATCTCAGTACCTGAGGCATTCATTTTTTGCGcctaaaaaaaagatgaaatgtCAAGGGTCaatattaaaaaacaatcaGTATAATTCAATTATGTATTTGCTCCTTTTTTGggttgctttttttaaatttcattggCAATACACTTGAATTACTTGCAATACAATACAGACATTACTTAAAAGCTACAGCTACATGTAATACAATGTAAACAATACCTATAATACTACAGCCACTTACTACTAACATTACTTATAAAACTTATTACTTAACAACTACAGATTTTACAATTACAGTTATATTGTATGTACAGACATTTGAATTGACCAGTGCTGATAAAAAACATGATTACAGTAAAGTAATTATTGTTGCTCAAtacaaaagctaaaaaaaaacattacatggaaaaaaaagaaacctaaaGTATACATGTCAACTACATGGCATTTATTATGCAGTTGTTATACACTGAGATGTATGCTGCCAGACCTGTTATGGATTATTATGACATTTTCTACAATCATCCTACAGAAAGTGTTACTTTGCAAAACTGGGTATTTAATTCCAAGAAGGCAttccttgaaaaattatttctgtttctagagagaaattaaaaacgtttaaaaaaaaaacacgattGTTCAGAAAACTACTTATCGTGAGTAATAACACTTAACcagtgatcattttcttctaCTCAGGCTTAGTGACTATTTTCAATACACCCGGCCCTCTGAACTTCCTGTGACTTTCACCTCCCCTCTCATGCAAGTCATCCTTGATtgatttaaaaatcagttaTCCAGAATTTCTACCTCTCTTCAGGAAGGCAGTATGAACTGAAAACTGGATATGCATCCAATGGGATGCAGGGGTGTGGAATGGGGGTCGTTTCCTTGCTGCCGCCTTTGTCACACTTGCTCGCAGGTGCATATAACAAAACTGAGCTTGTGTGGATTGTTGAGATTTGGGCACTAATACCTGGAAACAATCTTCACTTGCTGACTCAGCTGAGAAGTTTCCATGTAATCACAACAACTATCAAGAGCTCGACTTACCAAGCGAGCCCACCTCATGCGATCTCGCCGCTTCACAAAAAGTATTTAGAGAGATTATGAGAAGTTAATTAACACATCAAGGAGAGTCAGTTGAAgatgaggggaaaaaaaaaatgacgataAATAATGTTGcttttcaccaaaatttttaaccaatTTGAATGAGAACGATTTCCCAGTGGAATTTTGCATAGTATTATTCCCTGCATGCACAACCTTACGCAATTTGTTGTCGGATTTCAGCTGCATCGTGAAGCAGTGAACcggtatattttttttcaggctccCTTTGAGTGGAAAGTAGCACAATGTACCCTCGTTATTTCAGTTCCCTTCCCATAATAAATTTATCATACCTCTCCGGGAAAAAAGGGAGAGAGAATCGCGAAAGAGGCTGTCGCCGCGAAGTAAACAAGACACAGAGACACCAGTGTGAGTTTACTCCTCGTCGTATTCCAGATGCCATTTTGTGTTCCATCGGATGATCCGTCATCTGTATCATCGGGCGGGTGCTCCCCAAAGAAATCGGCTGAAGATACACTGGACTGCTTGCGGAAAATGGGACTGGCGTTAACACTTGCGATACGAGAATAACTTGGCCTCCGGGTCGACATTGTATGCCGGATACATTCCCTTGTTTGACGGTATGTTGGAGGTCAACTGGAGTGAGGACAAATCTATTCCACTCTGGGGGAGGGTAACAGCTTCAAACGTTTTGGCGTGAAGCGAGGGAtcattgttgtaatttttttgtagaattACGCATAGCAGTCTCGTTTCTGTACAGTTCCTAACTATTACGTAGTCAATATCCGGTAAAGTCGAAAACTGCAAAGCAATCATTAATTCAAGCTGTCTTCCTCCACTCTCCTAGGGCAAGGTTTTCTGTGACTCAGGGAGAGAGAGCGAACGGCGGCCTGATGTTCTATTTAAAATGGTCAGAGGTGCTGAATGAAATGTGACGTTTTACTTCCGAGTCAAGTAgctgtaaatgtttttgttttatctgaCGTGATCATCCCACCCCCTAAAGGATATTTCTTTCAGCCAGTTGGATTTTGGTGTGGGGACAACCATGACACAGTCCGAGGGAGACATCTAAATCCCTAGGGGAACTCCCCTACGAAAATGACCTGGACATCTGTCACAAGTTCATTTGGAAAACTCTCTTTAAATGATTAGCCtacagagcaggcgtaattttggcgagcgagtgctcagtgtTTTCTTAACGGAAATTATTGCCgccatcttttattttaatggcagcggaagactgg is a window encoding:
- the LOC131784622 gene encoding MFS-type transporter SLC18B1, which gives rise to MSTRRPSYSRIASVNASPIFRKQSSVSSADFFGEHPPDDTDDGSSDGTQNGIWNTTRSKLTLVSLCLVYFAATASFAILSPFFPGEAQKMNASGTEIGLIFGIYPLVVFVVAPLIGVLLPTVGPRFTLTAGLFLCAGSQILFGFVSMLPKGVVFVVFCFLLRVVMAMGGAAADTASFAIVAGEFGSNIGTVTGAMETFTGLGFMLGPPLGGVLYSAGGFKLPFIVLGGLLLSILPVVMLILPKDQDLPRKVDTGSLFRMTKIPGIAVIGLSILVSGLVLGFLDPTFAPYMKKFGLGPSKVGLLFLLCAGCYAISAPLVGWISDKTGRTRVVIIIGAAFVIIGILMLAPAPFLTFLPQRKVWLVCVSMGMLGAAVSAYQVPCMPDMLETAREHGMPDDITTHGVLSGIFNATASIGAFLGPTISGLTENYLTFQWSTVVLAGILGFQVVVLTLFTVFDQGRKRMRSYSERRKEPFEKDTHVQV